One genomic region from Paroceanicella profunda encodes:
- a CDS encoding (2Fe-2S)-binding protein, with product MVTLNLNGRAIDLKADPDTPLLWALRDELKLKGTRYGCGAGMCGACTIHVDGQATFACQMTIGDAEGSEITTIEGLSETGDHAVQQAWIAEQVPQCGYCQSGQIMRAAALLARNPRPSRQEIIDEMSANLCRCGTYPRIIRAIERAARES from the coding sequence ATGGTCACTCTCAACCTGAACGGCCGGGCGATCGACCTGAAAGCCGACCCCGACACGCCGCTGCTCTGGGCGCTGCGGGACGAGCTGAAACTGAAGGGCACGCGCTACGGCTGCGGTGCCGGGATGTGCGGCGCCTGCACCATCCATGTCGACGGGCAGGCGACCTTCGCCTGCCAGATGACCATCGGCGACGCCGAGGGCAGCGAGATCACCACCATCGAGGGCCTCTCGGAGACGGGCGATCACGCCGTGCAACAGGCCTGGATCGCCGAACAGGTGCCCCAGTGCGGATATTGCCAGTCAGGCCAGATCATGCGGGCCGCCGCCCTGCTTGCGCGCAATCCCCGGCCCAGCCGACAGGAGATCATCGACGAGATGTCGGCCAACCTGTGCCGCTGCGGCACCTATCCCCGCATCATCCGCGCCATCGAGCGCGCCGCCCGGGAGAGCTGA
- a CDS encoding xanthine dehydrogenase family protein molybdopterin-binding subunit has product MIPHTTHPTRRGFLKGSGALSFALLATGGAAVLPSETEARHLPDGRVTAWVTITADNRMTILFGSAEMGQGVSTSLPMIVAEELDADWSTVASEQVSTDPERVYGNPMMGGVLFAAGSSSVEGYFTHLRQAGAQARQILIRIAAAHWDVPAEEITTRQSTVAHGPSGASMTYGEVAALPDPAWPTGEMPEPELKARADWTIMGTDVARLDSPGKTTGAPVYSIDVDLPGMLHAALLLAPVEGETPTLNSDTATRAVEGVVDVIVMDHAVAVLAQHFPAALAGRDALDVRWTETSPFRKANSADELVALARSADDMSADAVVWESRGDGPADFTSAEAVTGTYTTEHVYHAQMEPLNAVASVDADGMGAEIWLGTQSQTVSIMVAAAVLGTTPERIRFHAMQMGGAFGRRTVFAREQMRDALLLSKATGHPVKVIWTREDDVRNGWLRPATVQRLDAVLDAGGYPTALRHRVASPSIFQFAMPDRWNPETRRDLLVMEGAESSDYDFGTFQAEHVLVPRQSRLSAWRGIGWAPNCFARECFLDELAERAGVDPVSYRRRLLAGSPRALAVLDAAVEMSGFGNAPEGRAHGLAFAGYKKTLAAGVAEVSHEGERLRVHRFWAAIDPGIVIHPQAYRAQVEGGIMFGLSSVLRERSTFTNGQIDQSNFYDYEPIRISDIPDIEVRFVESGEPPSGGGEIGVPMTAPAISNAFRRLTGEARRRLPFVTGA; this is encoded by the coding sequence ATGATCCCTCACACCACGCATCCCACACGCCGCGGCTTCCTGAAGGGCTCCGGCGCCCTGTCCTTCGCCCTGCTGGCCACCGGCGGCGCCGCCGTGCTTCCCTCGGAAACCGAGGCACGGCACCTGCCCGATGGCCGGGTCACCGCATGGGTGACGATCACGGCCGACAACCGCATGACGATCCTGTTCGGCTCGGCCGAGATGGGTCAGGGGGTGAGCACCTCGCTGCCCATGATCGTCGCGGAGGAGCTGGATGCTGACTGGTCGACGGTCGCCTCGGAGCAGGTCAGCACGGATCCCGAGCGGGTCTACGGCAATCCCATGATGGGCGGCGTCCTCTTTGCGGCGGGAAGTTCGTCGGTCGAGGGCTACTTCACCCATCTGCGGCAGGCCGGGGCACAGGCCCGCCAGATCCTGATCCGGATCGCCGCCGCACACTGGGATGTCCCCGCCGAGGAGATCACCACCCGGCAGAGCACGGTCGCACATGGCCCGAGCGGCGCGTCGATGACCTACGGCGAGGTCGCGGCCCTCCCGGACCCGGCCTGGCCCACCGGCGAGATGCCGGAGCCCGAGCTGAAGGCGCGCGCCGACTGGACCATCATGGGCACCGATGTCGCGCGGCTCGACAGTCCCGGCAAGACGACCGGGGCGCCGGTCTATTCGATCGACGTGGATCTGCCCGGCATGCTCCACGCGGCACTGCTGCTGGCACCGGTCGAGGGCGAGACGCCGACCCTGAACTCCGACACCGCCACGCGTGCGGTCGAGGGCGTGGTGGATGTCATCGTGATGGACCATGCCGTGGCGGTGCTGGCGCAGCATTTCCCGGCAGCCCTTGCGGGGCGCGATGCACTGGACGTCCGCTGGACCGAGACCTCGCCCTTCCGCAAGGCCAACAGCGCCGACGAGCTGGTCGCCCTGGCCCGGTCCGCCGACGACATGTCCGCCGACGCCGTGGTCTGGGAAAGCCGCGGCGACGGTCCGGCGGATTTCACCTCCGCCGAGGCGGTGACCGGCACCTACACGACGGAACATGTCTACCACGCGCAGATGGAACCGCTGAACGCCGTCGCCTCGGTCGATGCCGACGGAATGGGGGCGGAGATCTGGCTCGGCACGCAAAGCCAGACCGTCTCGATCATGGTCGCGGCCGCCGTTCTGGGCACCACGCCGGAGCGCATCCGCTTCCACGCGATGCAGATGGGCGGCGCCTTCGGACGACGCACGGTGTTCGCCCGCGAGCAGATGCGCGACGCACTGCTGCTGTCGAAGGCGACGGGACACCCGGTAAAGGTGATCTGGACGCGCGAGGATGATGTCAGGAACGGATGGCTCCGCCCGGCGACGGTGCAGCGTCTCGACGCGGTGCTCGATGCCGGGGGCTACCCCACCGCCCTGCGCCACCGGGTTGCCTCGCCCTCGATCTTCCAGTTCGCCATGCCCGACCGCTGGAACCCGGAGACCCGCCGCGACCTCCTCGTGATGGAAGGCGCCGAGAGCAGCGACTACGACTTCGGCACCTTCCAGGCCGAACATGTGCTGGTGCCGCGGCAATCGCGCCTCTCCGCCTGGCGCGGCATCGGCTGGGCGCCCAACTGCTTCGCCCGCGAGTGCTTTCTGGACGAACTGGCCGAACGCGCCGGTGTCGATCCCGTCAGCTACCGGCGCAGGCTGCTCGCCGGGTCGCCAAGGGCGCTGGCCGTTCTCGATGCGGCGGTGGAGATGTCGGGCTTCGGCAACGCCCCCGAGGGGCGGGCCCACGGGCTGGCCTTCGCGGGCTACAAGAAAACCCTGGCGGCAGGCGTGGCGGAAGTGTCCCACGAGGGCGAGAGGCTGCGCGTTCACCGCTTCTGGGCTGCGATAGACCCCGGCATTGTCATCCATCCGCAGGCATATCGCGCCCAGGTCGAGGGCGGCATCATGTTCGGCCTCTCGAGCGTGCTGCGGGAACGTTCGACCTTCACCAACGGGCAGATCGACCAGAGCAACTTCTATGACTACGAGCCGATCCGGATTTCGGACATCCCGGACATCGAGGTGCGGTTTGTCGAGTCAGGCGAGCCGCCGAGCGGAGGCGGCGAAATCGGCGTGCCGATGACGGCACCCGCCATCTCGAACGCCTTCCGCAGGCTGACGGGAGAGGCCCGCAGGCGCCTGCCCTTCGTCACGGGAGCCTAG